From the Natrarchaeobaculum aegyptiacum genome, one window contains:
- a CDS encoding mechanosensitive ion channel family protein, whose product MEWLPGGLPEPTEFGIAFVVLVIGWFLSKLVVRLAGRTVARRIERPSVTRSALRGIRATVLVITLAVVAAILGFSGTSILLSVTVISAVVAVVLAPLVGSFINGLFVLADQPYEIGDMIEIVDEGHRGFVEDITIRYTKIFTLENTFIVIPNSEIQQRDVVNYSAEDERTRLSITFEITYESDLEAARRGAARAARQVDNVITGGPEIRIGSARYPASPTCTVAEYADDGIVLELYVWLQHPYNQTRDLSAVRTAVRERFQSLDVEFAYPHRHHVFDETSGVPALTGDGGEFVDAPADAASPSGSDSDLSRNPDADAESNPDST is encoded by the coding sequence ATGGAATGGCTCCCCGGCGGGCTGCCGGAGCCCACCGAATTCGGGATCGCGTTCGTCGTCCTCGTCATCGGCTGGTTCCTCTCGAAACTCGTCGTCAGACTCGCCGGCCGGACCGTCGCCCGACGAATCGAGCGACCGAGCGTGACGCGATCTGCCCTGCGAGGAATTCGGGCGACGGTCCTGGTGATTACGCTCGCGGTCGTCGCTGCCATCCTCGGCTTCAGCGGAACGAGCATCCTCCTGTCGGTGACCGTCATCTCCGCGGTCGTCGCCGTCGTGCTCGCACCCCTCGTCGGAAGTTTCATCAACGGCCTGTTCGTCCTGGCCGACCAGCCCTACGAGATCGGCGACATGATCGAGATCGTCGACGAAGGCCACCGCGGATTCGTCGAGGACATCACGATCCGCTACACCAAGATCTTCACCCTCGAGAACACCTTCATCGTCATCCCGAACTCGGAAATCCAGCAACGCGACGTCGTCAACTACTCCGCCGAAGACGAGCGAACACGCCTCTCGATCACCTTCGAGATCACTTACGAGAGCGACCTCGAAGCGGCCCGCCGCGGAGCTGCACGTGCCGCCCGGCAGGTAGACAACGTGATCACCGGCGGTCCGGAGATCCGCATCGGCAGCGCCCGGTACCCCGCCTCACCGACCTGCACGGTCGCCGAGTACGCCGACGACGGAATCGTCCTCGAGCTGTACGTCTGGCTCCAGCATCCCTACAACCAGACGCGAGACCTCTCTGCCGTCCGAACCGCCGTCCGCGAGCGGTTCCAGTCCCTCGACGTCGAATTCGCTTACCCCCACCGCCACCACGTTTTCGACGAGACCAGCGGCGTTCCGGCGCTCACCGGCGACGGCGGCGAGTTCGTCGATGCCCCTGCCGACGCCGCCTCACCGTCCGGGTCCGATTCCGACCTGAGCCGGAACCCAGACGCAGACGCAGAATCGAATCCCGACTCGACCTGA
- a CDS encoding universal stress protein, giving the protein MYDDILVPTDGSDTVPETLEHALPIAEDNDATIHALYVVDSRITTAAKDVTDLETSLTDEGEAAVEAVEQRATDAGVDTETDVRNGTPAKTILEYADEQGIDLIVIGTRGKSPREKVTSLGSVSERVVDSASVPVFVVRDAGT; this is encoded by the coding sequence ATGTACGACGACATCCTCGTTCCCACGGACGGAAGCGACACCGTACCCGAAACGCTCGAGCATGCACTCCCGATCGCCGAGGACAACGACGCGACGATCCACGCACTCTACGTCGTCGACAGTCGGATCACCACGGCCGCAAAAGACGTCACCGACCTCGAGACGTCGCTCACCGACGAAGGCGAAGCCGCCGTCGAGGCCGTCGAGCAGCGAGCCACAGACGCCGGCGTCGACACCGAAACGGACGTCAGAAACGGCACACCGGCAAAGACCATCCTCGAGTACGCAGACGAGCAGGGAATCGACCTGATCGTCATCGGAACCCGGGGGAAGAGCCCGCGCGAGAAGGTCACCTCGCTCGGAAGCGTCTCCGAGCGCGTCGTCGACAGCGCGTCGGTGCCGGTGTTCGTCGTCCGCGACGCCGGAACCTGA
- a CDS encoding universal stress protein — translation MALVVVPVRYPLTRHSRRTLEQAIQIARERDATLTILHVNLYQRGKKVTRIDLKQAVERSFGTLENARYVVRSGFLVEESILEEVAAEEADAVVIGNKEASRVRRLFRRFTDNPDIDRYLRDHLECEVITVESKPA, via the coding sequence ATGGCGCTGGTCGTGGTCCCCGTTCGATATCCACTAACGAGACACTCTCGGCGAACGCTCGAGCAGGCGATCCAGATCGCCCGCGAGCGTGACGCGACGTTGACGATTCTCCACGTCAATCTCTACCAGCGGGGCAAGAAGGTGACCCGGATCGACCTCAAACAGGCCGTCGAACGGTCGTTTGGAACCCTCGAGAACGCCCGGTACGTCGTCCGATCTGGCTTTCTCGTCGAAGAGAGCATCCTAGAGGAAGTCGCCGCGGAGGAAGCCGACGCGGTGGTGATCGGAAACAAAGAGGCGAGCAGGGTCCGCCGGCTGTTCCGGCGATTCACGGATAACCCGGACATCGACCGATATCTCCGGGATCACCTCGAGTGTGAAGTGATCACCGTCGAGAGCAAGCCGGCCTGA
- a CDS encoding DUF5816 domain-containing protein, whose product MRSISTTDGTEIYVSSADGVRGSDGPFLVAYESPAADRRYGWFCTNCESVDNAMDAMGRIKCNNCGNFRKPTEWDAAHE is encoded by the coding sequence ATGCGATCGATCTCGACTACGGACGGAACGGAGATCTACGTCTCCTCGGCCGACGGCGTCAGAGGCTCGGATGGACCGTTCCTCGTCGCCTACGAGTCACCCGCCGCCGACCGACGCTACGGCTGGTTCTGTACGAACTGCGAGAGCGTCGACAACGCGATGGACGCGATGGGCCGCATCAAGTGCAACAACTGCGGGAATTTCCGAAAACCGACCGAGTGGGACGCAGCCCACGAGTGA
- a CDS encoding DUF7116 family protein, whose translation MRLVEQARSIFADLGYTVEGTGPAFRAERAWKVVHVNTVLENETLPPASAGSGQFHCFVAHPDDADDLEARLERQNPGYEWAIIVVDGEDYQVERAPPGPRVSA comes from the coding sequence ATGCGACTGGTCGAGCAGGCTCGGTCGATATTCGCAGACCTGGGATACACCGTCGAAGGAACCGGCCCGGCATTCCGCGCAGAACGTGCCTGGAAGGTCGTCCACGTAAATACTGTCCTCGAGAACGAGACGCTGCCACCGGCGAGCGCCGGCAGTGGACAGTTCCACTGCTTCGTCGCTCACCCCGACGACGCAGACGACCTCGAGGCCCGACTCGAACGGCAAAACCCGGGATACGAGTGGGCGATCATCGTCGTCGACGGTGAAGACTATCAGGTCGAACGGGCCCCGCCAGGACCGCGCGTCTCGGCGTAA